A DNA window from Anastrepha obliqua isolate idAnaObli1 chromosome 5, idAnaObli1_1.0, whole genome shotgun sequence contains the following coding sequences:
- the LOC129247752 gene encoding solute carrier family 17 member 9 — MSMDEKLKYSLLRGDLVDNQSVWTRHEKRVWFLTLITGTCMLYSTRTSMPLLIPAVAAEQKWSKTDSGTVLSSFFWGYTLTQVVGGYFSDRFGGQRVILFASIGWSLITFLMPNIIWSSTAIKAYSIPFIVTVRIINGAFQGVHFPSMISLTSQNLCSNERTSFFGLLTAGSALGTLLTGSLGSFVLDYFGWPYVFRVIGFLGIAWALMLRYYTMAGERGRIINVSAPSRLCASKQISDNVPWLRYFRKLSFWACVLTHACEMNCFFVLLSWLPTYFHDGFPHAKVWVVNMIPWLALPPCTIFARYVTGRLLARDWSTSAVRKIIQSCCFASQNLALFIMARTNDYHTALICMTVIIGGTGFHNNAVTVNPQDLAPSHSGSVFGLMNTVGAVPGFLGVYLAGHILEVTQSWPIVFSTAAAINLVGWAVFVIFGSAEAIV; from the exons atgagTATGGACGAGAAACTAAAATACTCGCTTTTGCGCGGAGATTTAGTGGATAACCAAAGCGTTTGGACAAG ACATGAAAAACGAGTATGGTTCCTCACACTCATCACAGGCACTTGCATGCTCTATTCCACACGCACATCTATGCCGCTACTCATACCCGCCGTTGCTGCTGAGCAGAAGTGGAGTAAAACTGATTCGGGCACTGTACTCAGTTCATTCTTTTGGGGTTATACTTTAAcacag GTAGTGGGTGGCTATTTTAGTGATCGTTTTGGCGGTCAACGTGTAATACTATTCGCTTCAATTGGCTGGTCGTTAATCACATTTCTCATGCCCAACATCATATGGAGTTCAACGGCGATTAAAGCGTATTCCATTCCATTTATTGTAACTGTACGTATTATAAATGGTGCATTCCAGGGTGTTCACTTTCCAAGCATGATTAGTCTCACTAGCCAG AATCTTTGCTCAAATGAACGCACAAGCTTTTTTGGCCTACTCACAGCCGGCTCAGCGTTGGGCACGCTGCTTACGGGCAGTTTGGGCTCATTTGTGTTGGATTATTTCGGCTGGCCATATGTTTTTCGTGTTATTGGCTTTTTGGGCATCGCATGGGCGTTAATGCTGCGCTACTACACCATGGCAGGTGAACGTGGGCGTATTATCAATGTGTCGGCACCTTCACGTCTATGTGCCAGCAAGCAAATCTCGGACAATGTGCCTTGGCTACGGTACTTTAGAAAACTCTCATTCTGGGCTTGCGTGCTCACACATGCCTGCGAAATGAACTGTTTCTTTGTATTGCTTTCTTGGCTGCCCACATATTTCCACGATGGATTTCCGCATGCCAAAGTGTGGGTAGTCAATATGATTCCTTGGCTTGCTCTGCCGCCATGCACAATCTTTGCACGCTATGTTACTGGACGATTATTGGCACGCGATTGGTCTACTTCGGCAGTGAGGAAGATCATACAAAGCTGTTGCTTTGCATCGCAGAATCTGGCGTTATTCATAATGGCGCGCACAAATGACTATCACACGGCATTGATATGCATGACCGTTATAATTG GTGGTACTGGCTTCCACAACAATGCCGTCACAGTGAATCCCCAAGACTTAGCGCCATCGCATTCGGGTAGCGTTTTCGGCCTGATGAACACTGTTGGCGCAGTGCCgggttttttgggtgtttaccTCGCTGGACATATTCTAGAAGTAACACAAAGTTGGCCTATTGTGTTCAGCACGGCTGCAGCCATTAACTTGGTCGGTTGGGCGGTGTTTGTTATATTCGGCTCAGCCGAGGCGATTGTGTGA